The following coding sequences are from one Prochlorococcus sp. MIT 1314 window:
- a CDS encoding DUF2949 domain-containing protein: MIIFLINDIGLEESSIELGLKLSIRNNTPLPILLWSYGMLSIEELDKLYSFLFQKVE, translated from the coding sequence ATGATAATTTTTTTAATTAATGATATTGGTTTGGAAGAGTCATCAATTGAGCTTGGTCTAAAATTATCAATTAGAAATAACACTCCATTACCAATCTTATTATGGAGTTATGGAATGTTATCTATTGAAGAACTTGATAAGTTATATTCATTTTTATTTCAAAAAGTGGAATAA
- a CDS encoding DUF3038 domain-containing protein, translating into MTVLTKGNQVSRQSIEKLDFLLLILETIDLNGIQSLYAFSNRLKLNDVLPNKVTIWKLRNNNPLRKSYVKNNIKLEEFDALIQITVEMARYLYPYIREILQSKEDPKKNTVIWNDFNNRFKELLNERLNINSMRVKKLLNNNGNDEILIMSLLTLSLCISNQGYQKLKNFLL; encoded by the coding sequence ATTACTGTTTTAACAAAAGGAAATCAGGTATCAAGGCAATCTATAGAGAAGCTTGATTTTTTATTATTAATTCTAGAGACCATAGATTTAAATGGTATTCAATCTCTATACGCTTTCTCAAACAGACTTAAATTAAATGATGTTTTGCCAAATAAAGTTACTATTTGGAAACTAAGGAATAATAATCCATTAAGGAAATCTTATGTGAAAAACAATATTAAATTAGAGGAATTTGATGCCTTAATTCAAATTACTGTTGAAATGGCTAGATATTTATATCCTTACATCAGAGAGATACTTCAATCTAAAGAAGATCCTAAAAAGAATACAGTTATTTGGAATGATTTTAATAATAGATTCAAAGAGTTACTTAACGAGAGGTTAAATATAAATAGTATGAGAGTTAAAAAGCTTTTAAATAATAATGGAAATGATGAGATTCTTATAATGTCATTGCTTACCTTATCCCTTTGTATCTCTAACCAGGGTTATCAAAAGTTGAAGAATTTTTTATTATAA
- the fmt gene encoding methionyl-tRNA formyltransferase yields MRIVFWGTPEYSLASLDIFIKSKHEVIAVVSQPDKKRSRGNKLISSPVKNFAEQESIKVYTPDKIRDNIHFINELKSLSCDLFIVIAYGKILPKEILEIPKLGCWNAHASLLPRWRGAAPIQWSLMKGDESTGVGIMKMNEGLDTGDLLLEEKIKIDNNDNLNTLTEKLSILSAKLFLNATSLLEDNINKKINTQLTKQNTLGREISYARMIEKSDFNVNWGNEANKISRQIKALYPRANTTFRGKNLKIIKIKVLSSDEIKNEKYIFMNNYSKPGIILAVIENKGIIISTETDPIILLEAKLEGKNISSKNQLIQQLKPSVGEYLSD; encoded by the coding sequence GTGAGAATTGTATTCTGGGGTACACCTGAATATTCACTTGCCAGCCTTGATATTTTTATTAAATCTAAACACGAGGTAATTGCAGTAGTTAGCCAACCGGATAAGAAAAGGTCTAGGGGAAATAAATTAATATCTTCACCTGTTAAAAACTTTGCCGAGCAAGAATCTATAAAAGTTTATACTCCAGACAAAATCAGGGACAATATACATTTTATCAATGAACTTAAATCACTATCTTGTGATTTATTTATTGTTATAGCTTATGGGAAAATTTTACCCAAAGAGATATTGGAAATTCCAAAACTTGGTTGTTGGAATGCACATGCTTCATTACTTCCAAGATGGCGTGGTGCTGCTCCAATCCAATGGTCCCTAATGAAAGGCGATGAATCTACTGGAGTAGGAATTATGAAAATGAATGAGGGACTAGATACTGGCGATTTATTGTTGGAAGAAAAAATTAAAATCGATAATAATGATAATTTAAATACACTTACAGAAAAACTTAGTATTTTATCTGCAAAATTATTTTTAAATGCCACATCTTTACTCGAAGATAATATTAATAAAAAAATAAATACTCAATTAACAAAACAAAATACTCTTGGAAGAGAAATATCATACGCAAGAATGATTGAAAAATCAGACTTTAACGTTAATTGGGGTAATGAGGCAAATAAAATTTCTAGACAAATAAAAGCTTTATACCCGCGAGCAAATACAACTTTTAGAGGTAAGAACCTAAAAATAATTAAAATCAAAGTTTTGAGTAGTGATGAAATTAAGAATGAAAAATACATTTTCATGAACAACTATTCAAAACCAGGTATTATTCTTGCTGTCATAGAAAATAAAGGAATAATAATTTCAACTGAAACTGATCCGATTATTTTGTTAGAAGCAAAACTTGAAGGCAAAAACATATCTAGCAAAAATCAATTGATACAACAGTTAAAGCCATCAGTAGGTGAATATCTCTCAGATTAA
- a CDS encoding TerC family protein yields MDSAAINSFIPTLDQVDSWYEIITLLPILIALELLLSADNAVALASLTKSLDSSELRSRALNIGITISLLFRIILIILSNVLLKFTLIRVFAGFYLIYLFFSNVFLNSDIENAENGTDNNKKNFRFLRVVALLSITDFAFSIDSITTAVAISDQYILIIFGAVIGVLALRFTSGIFLKLLDIFSRLEKAGYVAILIVGIKLLLNTLIKESILPDYYFYILILFAFIWGFSKKESKT; encoded by the coding sequence ATGGATTCAGCTGCAATAAATTCTTTTATACCCACACTAGATCAAGTAGACAGTTGGTACGAAATCATTACACTTTTACCAATATTAATTGCTCTGGAATTATTATTATCGGCTGATAATGCTGTGGCACTAGCTTCTCTTACTAAATCCCTCGACAGTTCAGAATTAAGGTCAAGAGCCCTAAATATTGGTATAACAATATCTTTATTATTTAGAATTATTCTCATCATATTATCTAATGTTCTTCTAAAGTTTACCCTTATTAGGGTTTTTGCTGGTTTTTATTTAATATACTTATTTTTCTCTAATGTTTTTTTAAATTCAGATATAGAAAACGCTGAAAATGGCACAGATAATAATAAAAAAAATTTTAGGTTCTTAAGGGTTGTTGCTCTTCTTTCAATTACTGATTTTGCATTTTCCATAGACAGTATTACTACAGCGGTAGCTATCAGCGATCAATACATATTAATTATATTTGGAGCAGTAATTGGAGTATTAGCATTAAGATTTACATCGGGGATTTTTCTAAAACTTTTGGATATATTTTCTAGATTAGAAAAAGCCGGTTACGTAGCAATTTTAATTGTTGGGATTAAGCTTTTACTAAATACTTTAATTAAAGAGTCTATTCTTCCAGACTATTATTTTTATATCTTGATTCTTTTTGCTTTCATTTGGGGATTCTCTAAAAAAGAATCTAAAACTTAA
- the mfd gene encoding transcription-repair coupling factor, translated as MSLNTLVDYISNSQITSELIKRISKNKELNIVGSSRYAKSIILDSIAKKEKKNILLICPNVEIAYKWIGYFESINAREVLYYPPTEHLPYATINKSKEIEFTQLTVLSKLIKKEKKELNIVISTERSLQPHLINKNLVIENKLDLQKGVQIEIQELANKLTMLGYTKENITSSEGFWSRRGEIIDIYPVNNEFPIRIEFFDNVIEKIREYDPNTQKTLESINNIEIIQAGFDLLIKDKLNNLSENSVFNSKEINKNNLDRYLGVIEKEPSNIIDFINKETIIVIDEIEDCKKFANNWYLDSENNFDNCKNELNENLKNNSIYFEATPNLHLKFEEVLNSLRNLKLIKLYEFESKENINNRFLLNDKRLNSYSKNIGKLSNDINKNIENKDKVWILSAQPLRTRTLLFEHECNTNFLNNPNDIDEAFKSINKSTPLIIKNKNNYEIEGFYLPIWKIVLITDKEIFSQQSLFNNVFIRRKKRSVNSNINVNKISPGDFIVHKNHGIGQFIKIEKINITGDSRDYLVIQYQDGKISVAADQLGSVNRYRSSGNIKPKINKLGGTEWVRIKDKNKKLIKKVAIDILKLYAKREKLKGHIYPEDGPWQNELEESFPYQPTPDQITAVKEIKSDMESDKPMDRLVCGDVGFGKTEVAVRAIFKAITSGKQAILLAPTTILAQQHWRTINNRFSPYPIKVSLLNRFKTLNERKEIYAGLKNNKIDLVVATHQILGKEIEIKNLGLLVIDEEQRFGVKQKEKIKKIKNNIDVLTLSATPIPRTLYMSLSGLRQMSLLNTPPPSRRSIKTYLSEIDMDVIRTAISQELDRGGQIFYVLPRISDIEQAVSKLRNMFSNLKFIVAHGQMNETELENAMIAFNNGEVDLMICTTIIESGLDIPKVNTIIIEDSHKFGLSQLYQLRGRVGRSGVQAHAWLFYPNINKINDAAKQRLKAIKDFSELGSGYQLAMKDMEIRGVGSLLGEEQSGKVNAIGYDLYIEMLHEAISEISGQEIPEVSDTQIDLPINAFIPATWILNREEKLDAYKSATECSNSNELTELATDWLNRYGTLPKPVEALIMLMRLKLLAKRCGFNKIKLKKPNILIETKLKKSTFLTLKNSLPSSVQNKFNFDEGELISIITIRGLGVTEIQNQIDQLMFWFGLFVKEINNFDKDLLSKKE; from the coding sequence ATGAGTTTAAATACTTTAGTTGATTATATTTCGAACTCACAAATTACATCTGAATTAATAAAAAGAATTTCAAAAAATAAAGAATTAAATATTGTTGGTTCAAGTAGATATGCAAAATCAATAATCTTAGATAGCATCGCAAAAAAAGAGAAAAAGAATATATTATTAATTTGTCCTAATGTAGAAATTGCATACAAATGGATTGGATATTTTGAAAGTATAAATGCTAGAGAAGTTTTATATTATCCACCAACAGAGCATCTACCATACGCCACAATTAATAAATCCAAAGAGATTGAATTTACCCAGCTTACTGTTTTATCCAAATTAATAAAAAAAGAGAAAAAGGAACTTAATATTGTTATCTCTACAGAGAGGTCACTACAACCTCATCTAATAAATAAAAACTTAGTAATTGAAAACAAATTAGATTTGCAAAAAGGGGTTCAAATTGAGATTCAAGAATTAGCAAATAAACTTACTATGCTGGGATATACAAAAGAAAATATAACTTCTTCAGAAGGATTTTGGAGTAGGAGAGGGGAAATAATAGATATTTATCCTGTCAATAATGAGTTTCCTATAAGAATAGAATTTTTTGATAATGTAATTGAAAAGATAAGAGAATATGATCCAAATACACAAAAAACACTAGAAAGTATCAATAATATTGAAATAATACAGGCTGGATTTGATTTACTAATAAAAGATAAGTTAAATAATTTATCCGAGAACAGTGTTTTTAATTCAAAAGAAATAAATAAAAATAATCTTGATCGTTATTTAGGAGTAATTGAAAAAGAGCCCTCAAATATAATAGATTTCATTAATAAGGAGACAATTATCGTAATTGATGAAATAGAGGATTGTAAAAAATTTGCAAATAATTGGTATCTAGATTCAGAAAATAATTTTGATAATTGTAAAAACGAATTAAACGAAAATTTAAAAAATAATAGTATTTATTTCGAAGCCACACCTAATTTGCATTTAAAGTTTGAAGAAGTATTAAATTCACTTCGAAATTTAAAATTAATCAAATTATATGAATTTGAATCAAAAGAAAATATTAATAATAGATTTCTATTAAACGATAAAAGATTAAATTCATATTCTAAAAACATAGGAAAATTATCTAATGATATAAATAAAAATATAGAAAATAAAGATAAAGTATGGATATTATCTGCTCAACCATTAAGGACTAGAACATTACTTTTTGAGCACGAATGTAATACAAATTTTTTAAATAATCCTAATGATATTGATGAAGCATTTAAGTCAATTAATAAGTCCACTCCATTAATTATAAAAAATAAGAATAATTATGAAATCGAGGGTTTTTATCTTCCAATATGGAAAATTGTCCTAATAACAGATAAAGAAATATTTTCACAACAATCTCTTTTTAATAATGTATTCATAAGAAGAAAGAAAAGAAGTGTCAACTCAAATATAAATGTTAATAAGATTAGTCCGGGAGATTTTATAGTTCATAAGAATCACGGAATAGGACAATTTATAAAAATAGAAAAAATTAATATAACTGGAGATTCAAGAGATTATTTAGTTATTCAGTATCAAGATGGGAAAATAAGTGTTGCAGCTGATCAACTCGGTAGTGTTAATAGATATAGATCAAGCGGAAATATAAAGCCAAAAATAAATAAATTAGGAGGAACAGAGTGGGTAAGAATAAAAGATAAAAACAAGAAGCTAATCAAAAAAGTTGCTATCGATATTTTAAAACTTTATGCGAAGAGAGAGAAACTTAAGGGACATATTTATCCAGAAGATGGACCATGGCAAAACGAATTAGAGGAATCATTCCCTTATCAACCAACGCCTGATCAAATTACTGCTGTAAAAGAAATTAAATCAGATATGGAAAGCGATAAGCCAATGGATAGATTAGTCTGTGGAGATGTTGGCTTTGGAAAAACAGAGGTTGCTGTTAGAGCTATTTTCAAGGCTATAACATCAGGCAAACAGGCAATATTATTAGCTCCTACAACAATCCTAGCTCAGCAACATTGGAGAACAATAAATAATAGATTTTCACCTTACCCAATAAAAGTTTCATTACTCAATAGATTCAAAACCCTTAATGAGAGAAAGGAGATCTATGCAGGATTAAAAAATAACAAAATTGATTTAGTAGTTGCAACACACCAAATATTAGGAAAAGAAATAGAAATTAAAAATTTAGGACTACTCGTTATTGATGAAGAACAAAGATTTGGAGTAAAGCAAAAAGAGAAAATTAAAAAAATTAAAAACAATATTGACGTTTTAACTCTTTCTGCAACTCCTATTCCAAGAACTCTTTATATGAGCTTATCTGGACTTAGACAAATGAGCTTACTAAATACTCCTCCTCCATCACGAAGATCGATTAAAACATATTTATCTGAAATAGATATGGACGTAATACGAACAGCAATAAGTCAAGAACTTGATAGGGGAGGTCAAATATTTTATGTTCTTCCAAGGATTTCTGATATTGAACAGGCTGTAAGTAAATTAAGAAACATGTTTTCGAACTTAAAATTTATTGTTGCACATGGACAAATGAATGAAACAGAGCTTGAGAATGCAATGATCGCTTTCAATAATGGCGAAGTAGATCTTATGATATGCACAACAATAATTGAAAGTGGATTAGACATCCCGAAAGTAAATACAATTATTATTGAGGACTCTCATAAATTTGGACTTTCACAACTATATCAACTAAGAGGAAGAGTTGGAAGAAGCGGAGTACAAGCTCATGCCTGGTTATTCTATCCAAATATAAATAAAATCAATGATGCTGCAAAACAAAGATTAAAAGCGATAAAAGACTTTTCGGAACTAGGAAGTGGATACCAACTTGCAATGAAAGATATGGAAATAAGAGGAGTTGGAAGTTTACTAGGAGAAGAACAAAGTGGGAAAGTTAATGCTATTGGCTATGATTTGTACATTGAAATGCTCCACGAGGCTATTTCAGAAATAAGTGGACAAGAAATACCAGAAGTTAGTGACACACAAATTGATCTCCCAATAAATGCATTTATACCTGCAACATGGATATTAAACCGAGAAGAAAAGCTTGACGCTTATAAATCTGCTACTGAATGTTCTAATAGTAATGAATTAACTGAATTAGCTACAGACTGGTTAAATAGATATGGAACCTTGCCCAAACCTGTTGAAGCATTAATTATGTTAATGAGACTGAAATTACTAGCTAAAAGATGCGGTTTTAACAAAATAAAACTTAAAAAACCAAACATACTTATAGAGACAAAATTAAAGAAATCTACTTTCTTAACACTTAAAAATTCATTACCAAGTAGTGTTCAAAATAAATTTAATTTTGATGAAGGTGAACTAATTTCAATAATAACTATAAGGGGTTTAGGAGTTACTGAAATTCAAAATCAAATAGATCAATTAATGTTTTGGTTTGGGTTATTTGTAAAAGAAATAAATAATTTTGACAAAGATCTTCTAAGTAAAAAAGAATAA
- a CDS encoding FAD-dependent monooxygenase, producing MKNKFNFKILGSGPTGLFLSIALSKFDCNIFLTDLLTKDRLIDKEKTYAITHSTRKILSKFRLWEKLEPYLFAFDSLSISDSVTSSMTNLSIFDLDDDISSAKAIGWVVKHSDLMTVFFQEIDNYENIFFMTPQRLLRKKIIFDYQFLSTGANSLDKKLFDFVDIKKSYNQSCLTFKVSLRGNCEKRAYEIFRKEGPLALLPLEKNLYQVIWTSSTLKAIERLNSDKNFLMDNLSTILPDEFKLDQIIGEFNIFPVSLSLNFQAFNFKKLVFVGDAFHTFHPVGGQGLNICWRDVNTIFDLFNKNIVITNMHLSLFKFKYFSSRILDIIFTMFITDSLISIFANKKLFLFPIRKVSFLLLNNFLFIRKLVLNQMTKSFIYSRIK from the coding sequence ATGAAAAATAAATTCAATTTTAAAATTCTTGGTTCAGGTCCAACAGGTTTATTTCTTTCAATTGCACTTTCAAAATTTGATTGCAATATTTTTTTAACTGATTTATTAACAAAAGATAGATTAATTGATAAAGAAAAAACTTATGCAATTACTCACTCAACAAGAAAAATTTTATCGAAATTCAGACTTTGGGAAAAATTAGAACCATACTTATTTGCCTTTGATTCCCTTTCAATTTCAGATAGCGTAACTTCTTCTATGACAAACTTATCTATATTTGATTTAGATGATGATATAAGTTCTGCAAAAGCTATTGGCTGGGTAGTTAAACATTCAGATCTTATGACCGTATTTTTTCAAGAGATTGATAATTATGAAAATATTTTTTTTATGACACCGCAAAGATTGTTACGTAAAAAAATAATATTTGATTATCAATTCCTTTCAACAGGAGCAAACTCACTTGATAAAAAGTTGTTTGATTTTGTAGATATAAAAAAATCTTATAATCAGTCATGTTTAACTTTTAAGGTCTCTCTTAGAGGTAATTGTGAAAAGCGTGCTTATGAAATTTTTAGAAAAGAAGGCCCACTAGCATTACTTCCTTTAGAAAAAAACTTATATCAAGTGATTTGGACATCTAGTACATTAAAGGCTATTGAAAGATTAAATTCTGATAAGAATTTTTTAATGGATAATTTATCAACTATCCTGCCTGATGAATTTAAGTTAGATCAAATAATTGGCGAATTTAATATTTTTCCTGTCTCATTATCACTTAATTTTCAAGCTTTTAATTTTAAAAAATTAGTATTTGTAGGTGATGCATTTCACACATTTCACCCTGTTGGTGGTCAGGGTCTAAATATTTGTTGGAGAGATGTTAATACTATTTTTGATCTTTTTAATAAAAATATTGTTATTACTAACATGCATTTGAGTTTATTTAAATTTAAATATTTTTCAAGCAGAATTTTAGATATTATTTTTACTATGTTCATAACTGACTCTTTAATATCAATTTTTGCAAATAAAAAACTGTTCTTATTTCCAATAAGGAAGGTGTCATTTTTGCTTTTAAATAATTTTCTTTTTATAAGAAAATTAGTACTTAATCAAATGACTAAATCTTTCATTTATTCAAGAATTAAATAA
- the dapB gene encoding 4-hydroxy-tetrahydrodipicolinate reductase, translating to MIQNSKKTIPVLVSGALGRMGSEVVNTVLNSTDCELVAAIDINEKNNGSNISELLKVKNCDVFVSNDFEGTLCSVSQNYRNENIKPVLVDFTHPDSVYENTRSAIAYGISPVVGTTGLSPSQIKDLSLFAKKASVGCAIIPNFSVGMVLLQQAASVAARFYDNIELIEMHHNQKADSPSGTCIKTAEMIEEYPKKFNQNLVKESESLKGVRGGVRDSGINIHSVRLPGLLAHQLVIMGSPGETYTIKHDTIDRKAYMPGVLQAIKKIGNYETLVYGLEKLIF from the coding sequence ATGATTCAAAATTCTAAAAAAACCATACCAGTACTAGTTTCCGGAGCTTTAGGTAGAATGGGAAGTGAAGTTGTGAATACTGTATTAAATTCTACAGATTGTGAACTTGTTGCCGCAATCGACATAAACGAAAAGAACAATGGCTCAAATATTTCTGAATTATTGAAGGTTAAAAATTGTGATGTTTTTGTTTCAAATGATTTTGAAGGAACTTTATGTTCTGTTAGTCAAAATTACAGAAATGAAAATATCAAACCTGTTCTGGTCGATTTTACTCATCCTGATTCTGTATATGAAAATACCAGATCAGCTATCGCATATGGTATATCACCAGTCGTAGGAACTACAGGTCTAAGCCCTTCGCAAATAAAAGACTTGTCTCTTTTTGCTAAGAAAGCATCTGTTGGTTGTGCAATAATTCCTAATTTTTCAGTAGGGATGGTTCTTCTTCAGCAGGCTGCATCTGTAGCAGCAAGATTTTATGACAATATAGAATTAATAGAGATGCATCATAATCAAAAAGCTGATTCTCCTAGTGGAACGTGTATAAAAACTGCAGAAATGATTGAAGAATATCCAAAGAAATTTAATCAGAATTTAGTAAAAGAGTCCGAGTCATTGAAAGGTGTGCGAGGAGGGGTCAGAGATTCAGGAATTAATATACATTCTGTAAGATTACCAGGATTATTAGCCCATCAGTTAGTGATTATGGGATCTCCAGGTGAAACTTACACAATTAAGCATGACACTATTGATAGAAAGGCATATATGCCAGGTGTTTTACAGGCTATTAAAAAAATAGGTAATTATGAAACTTTAGTTTACGGACTTGAAAAATTGATTTTTTAA
- a CDS encoding DUF4335 domain-containing protein: MMQNKLSFHQSSVSLEIIGLPDYSNNENNDQISIISQWKLSIIDKPLIEGKFEHLGPIMDAFYIYSNLLINNETPLYESKLIDIKADNLHIHNIALKSSKVNVKPLIIKIGNSLLADTINCFDQLNESSKVRIKKSVVFNNIPKKTRFGFHNKVKYFNFFLPPLIAICSLILFSSTFIYFYNPIEDKNNNEFINSK, from the coding sequence ATGATGCAGAATAAATTATCATTTCATCAATCTTCAGTTAGTCTCGAAATAATCGGATTACCAGATTATTCAAATAATGAAAATAATGATCAAATTTCAATAATTTCACAATGGAAATTAAGCATAATTGATAAACCACTTATTGAAGGTAAATTTGAACATTTAGGGCCAATTATGGATGCATTTTATATTTATTCAAATCTACTTATAAATAACGAAACTCCATTATATGAGTCGAAATTGATTGATATAAAAGCAGACAATCTTCACATACATAATATTGCTCTCAAGAGCTCTAAGGTAAATGTTAAACCACTTATTATAAAAATTGGCAATTCATTGCTGGCAGACACCATAAATTGTTTTGACCAATTAAATGAATCATCAAAAGTCAGGATAAAAAAATCTGTAGTTTTTAATAATATTCCTAAAAAAACAAGATTTGGCTTTCATAACAAAGTTAAATATTTTAATTTCTTTTTGCCCCCGCTTATTGCAATTTGTTCTTTAATTCTATTCTCCTCTACTTTTATTTATTTTTATAATCCCATTGAAGATAAAAATAATAATGAATTCATAAATTCAAAATGA
- a CDS encoding TldD/PmbA family protein — MNSKEITTQISKAADFLNLKKWDYGASFSNDYSVQVDKGEAKQLKASQKQILTLRVWNESNLVGITTTSDISESGIKKALNQANIASDFGNKNERTEFSPLAKDPIEVKDAKKRNPVGIKKLLTLLREAEVKLLESHESIKSVPYNGLSESFYERVYANSDGAFRSYTKSQAALYLYARAEEKDKKPRSSGSVKLGYGVEDIDIESCIKDASNKTISHLNYSSIKTDKYLICFSPESFLTIINAFSSMFNARSILDGVSLSNKNSIGEKLSTEALNIYDDGLHEKNISSSPFDGEGTPTKRLCIINKGRIENFIHSESTARIFKTIPTGHAGLGSKVSVSPDWIVVEKSEENIDLKTSLNHSTYEGEFVYIEELNAIHAGVRASQGSFSLPFDGWLYKNGTKISIESATVAGDIKYLLKNIVNIESNQEVTTNGISPHIWVDELSITGDA; from the coding sequence ATGAATTCAAAAGAAATTACAACACAAATCTCCAAAGCTGCAGATTTCCTAAATCTTAAAAAATGGGATTATGGGGCAAGCTTTTCTAATGATTATTCTGTGCAAGTAGATAAAGGTGAGGCTAAACAACTTAAGGCATCACAAAAGCAAATTTTAACTTTAAGAGTTTGGAACGAATCTAATTTAGTTGGTATTACAACAACAAGTGATATCAGTGAATCTGGTATTAAAAAGGCTCTAAATCAAGCAAATATTGCATCTGATTTTGGCAACAAGAATGAAAGAACGGAATTCTCACCACTAGCCAAGGATCCTATTGAAGTTAAGGATGCAAAAAAAAGAAATCCTGTTGGAATTAAAAAATTACTTACGCTTTTAAGAGAAGCAGAAGTAAAACTATTAGAAAGTCATGAATCCATAAAATCTGTTCCATATAATGGTCTATCTGAGAGTTTTTATGAAAGAGTTTATGCAAATAGTGATGGTGCCTTTCGGAGTTATACCAAAAGTCAAGCTGCACTTTATCTATATGCAAGAGCAGAGGAGAAAGATAAGAAACCTCGTAGCTCAGGTTCCGTAAAACTTGGATATGGAGTTGAAGATATTGATATAGAGTCGTGTATTAAAGACGCTTCTAATAAAACAATTTCTCATTTAAATTATTCATCTATTAAAACTGATAAATATTTAATATGTTTTTCCCCAGAGTCTTTTTTAACGATTATTAATGCCTTTAGTTCAATGTTTAATGCTAGAAGCATTTTAGATGGAGTTAGCTTATCTAATAAAAATTCTATTGGAGAGAAACTATCTACAGAAGCACTTAATATTTATGATGATGGTCTTCACGAAAAGAATATTTCTTCATCACCATTTGATGGAGAGGGAACTCCTACCAAAAGACTATGTATAATTAACAAAGGGCGAATTGAAAATTTTATACATTCTGAATCAACTGCAAGAATATTTAAAACAATCCCCACAGGCCACGCTGGACTAGGATCAAAAGTTTCAGTATCTCCTGATTGGATAGTAGTTGAGAAATCAGAGGAAAACATTGATCTCAAAACATCATTAAATCACTCTACTTATGAGGGAGAATTTGTTTATATTGAAGAACTAAATGCAATCCATGCAGGTGTCCGAGCGAGTCAAGGTTCATTCTCTCTTCCATTTGATGGATGGCTTTATAAAAACGGTACAAAAATTTCAATAGAATCTGCAACTGTCGCAGGTGATATTAAATATCTTTTGAAAAATATCGTAAATATCGAATCAAACCAAGAGGTAACAACAAATGGGATTTCTCCACATATATGGGTAGATGAATTATCAATAACTGGTGACGCGTGA